One Triplophysa dalaica isolate WHDGS20190420 unplaced genomic scaffold, ASM1584641v1 Contig3, whole genome shotgun sequence genomic window carries:
- the LOC130416951 gene encoding LOW QUALITY PROTEIN: uncharacterized protein LOC130416951 (The sequence of the model RefSeq protein was modified relative to this genomic sequence to represent the inferred CDS: deleted 2 bases in 1 codon) yields the protein MEKRRGCATSLEPDPLRAPLARVHGADGGQGVNNNGIDGRLRECSVVLTRVRESDIAMMGTQTTHNDQPGTSGDAREAAATVQTVDEWEDDSAMVIAPAAQVTATGLVIRMPYEAHRCAICGVSMGTLVQLRRHTKVVHSGVLVRYMSISCGKTAPNHHAIAFHVPKCRGHQVARPPGPVQCEACDATFGTKRGLSIHEMHVHPAVRNRKRIASLMATLGPIGEAVEAGTTRASLVGDPDASTSSRRMRVNVSMDGGVMPLEPVASSSVPHTTTSRSESGLKVRLRELVREMIDALEGDDADNIPVLKAWLEGSDQLPAMVEAATSSLLQGLTPEARNGSAPSRRKRGRVPHSVLRRRRKGQLRKEVYSRCQHLYQTDPARLAGEILDGAVPMRCQIPLHIYPLVFRAYKSKWEEKTSFRGLGHFRAGEHADNDLLAGLISEEEVLLCLRQVAKNSAPGPDGIGKQDLLEWDPEGEALTRMFNMWWVTGIIPTRLKSCRTILLPKSVDPWLAREIGNWRPITIGSMILRVFTRILSKRLAPACPLHPSQRGFRPTPGCSENIEVLRGLIRHCKTECSSPLAVVSIDFAQAFDSVSHEHLLAALGMVKVDLHMVEMIQQLYTNLRYLGAQCNPWVGIVKPDQASILDKWVRRLAASPLKPSQKVTLLNRHAIPRLHYLADHAELGLAALNRLDRIIKGAVKEWLHLPRSTCDGLLYARNRDGGLGICKLARQTPANQARRWLRLSISSNEVVKALATSDWAKDHFRQLWRRAGGGDVEIPQLGLWNVNANGDEPCPLTPACPWPCDWRADEFRRWTELPVQGRGIAKLKGCRASNNWLRMHKGFTERCFIAALQVRANVYPTAESIVRGRPKTTTASCRLCSARLESVSHILGQCPRMQSMRILRRHKICRLLATEAEGLGWEVRREWPFETAGGESRRLDLVLIRGLEALVIDATVRFESDPNTLRGAANEKAGPKQQPYASSVPRDWISLPHPGAVPWGAVNEDSEAPQDLS from the exons ATGGAGAAGCGTAGGGGTTGCGCGACTTCATTAGAGCCAGACCCCCTCCGTGCCCCCCTGGCTAGGGTACACGGTGCTGACGGTGGCCAAGGCGTTAACAACAATGGGATTGACGGACGATTAAGAGAGTGCTCGGTGGTTCTCACGCGCGTTAGGGAGAGTGACATCGCGATGATGGGAACCCAGACTACTCATAACGACCAACCCGGAACAAGTGGGGATGCTCGAGAAGCCGCTGCGACAGTGCAAACTGTCGATGAGTGGGAGGATGACTCTGCCATGGTCATTGCTCCGGCAGCCCAGGTCACAGCAACTGGGCTGGTGATCCGAATGCCTTACGAGGCACACAGGTGCGCAATATGTGGAGTATCGATGGGGACACTGGTACAACTGAGGAGGCATACCAAAGTAGTGCATAGCGGTGTCTTGGTAAGATATATGTCTATCTCGTGCGGGAAAACGGCCCCCAACCATCATGCGATCGCTTTCCACGTCCCTAAATGCAGGGGCCATCAGGTGGCGAGGCCCCCGGGCCCCGTCCAATGTGAAGCTTGCGATGCCACGTTCGGTACCAAGAGGGGCCTCAGTATCCACGAGATGCATGTCCACCCCGCTGTGCGCAACCGGAAACGGATTGCGTCGCTGATGGCGACACTTGGCCCCATTGGGGAGGCGGTGGAGGCAGGAACTACGCGGGCCTCGTTGGTAGGTGACCCAGACGCTTCGACTAGTTCGAGGCGCATGCGAGTAAATGTCTCTATGGATGGTGGAGTTATGCCACTCGAGCCTGTTGCGAGTTCGTCGGTCCCTCACACAACAACCTCCCGGTCAGAGAGCGGGCTCAAGGTACGTCTCCGAGAGCTCGTTCGCGAAATGATCGATGCGTTGGAGGGCGACGACGCGGACAACATCCCAGTCCTAAAAGCTTGGTTGGAAGGCAGCGACCAGTTACCTGCAATGGTCGAGGCAGCAACCTCCTCACTGCTTCAGGGGTTGACTCCTGAAGCAAGAAATGGCTCAGCACCCTCTCGCCGCAAAAGAGGTCGTGTTCCCCATAGTGTTCTGCGTAGACGGCGTAAGGGCCAGCTTCGGAAGGAAGTCTACAGCAGGTGTCAGCACTTGTATCAAACTGACCCGGCCCGCCTGGCGGGGGAGATCCTGGACGGAGCGGTTCCGATGAGGTGCCAGATCCCCCTGCATATATACCCCCTGGTATTCAGGGCGTACAAGAGCAAGTGGGAAGAAAAAACATCTTTCCGCGGGCTGGGTCATTTCAGGGCGGGGGAACACGCGGACAACGATCTCCTGGCTGGGCTCATTTCGGAAGAGGAGGTGCTGCTCTGCCTTCGACAAGTGGCAAAGAATTCCGCCCCGGGTCCAGATGGTATCGGTAAGCAGGATTTGCTTGAATGGGACCCTGAGGGTGAGGCCCTCACACGTATGTTCAACATGTGGTGGGTCACCGGAATCATTCCTACACGCCTGAAGAGTTGTCGAACGATACTGCTACCCAAATCAGTGGATCCTTGGCTGGCGAGGGAGATCGGAAACTGGAGGCCGATCACCATTGGATCAATGATTTTACGGGTATTTACTAGGATCCTGTCGAAGCGACTGGCTCCGGCCTGTCCGCTCCACCCTAGTCAGAGGGGGTTCCGTCCTACCCCCGGATGTTCTGAAAACATCGAGGTCCTCCGGGGCCTGATCCGTCACTGCAAGACCGAGTGTAGCAGCCCACTCGCAGTGGTGTCGATTGACTTCGCTCAGGCTTTTGACTCGGTTTCCCATGAGCATCTGCTCGCAGCGCTCGGAATGGTTAAGGTGGACCTACACATGGTAGAGATGATCCAGCAACTCTACACGAATC TCAGGTACCTCGGGGCCCAATGCAATCCTTGGGTTGGGATTGTTAAGCCGGATCAGGCCAGTATTCTTGACAAGTGGGTGAGACGTCTGGCGGCGTCTCCACTTAAACCATCTCAGAAAGTGACACTACTGAACCGGCACGCGATACCCCGACTCCACTACCTGGCCGATCATGCCGAGCTCGGATTGGCCGCTCTAAACCGCTTGGACAGGATCATCAAGGGCGCCGTGAAGGAATGGTTGCACCTTCCACGGTCAACTTGTGATGGGTTATTATATGCAAGGAACCGGGATGGTGGCCTGGGGATCTGCAAACTCGCCCGACAAACCCCGGCAAACCAAGCGAGAAGATGGTTACGATTGTCTATATCCTCAAACGAAGTGGTGAAAGCGTTGGCTACCAGCGACTGGGCGAAGGATCATTTCAGGCAATTGTGGCGGAGGGCAGGGGGGGGCGATGTTGAGATTCCACAGTTGGGACTGTGGAATGTGAACGCAAATGGAGACGAGCCCTGCCCGCTGACGCCTGCCTGCCCGTGGCCATGTGATTGGAGGGCCGATGAATTCCGTAGGTGGACAGAGCTGCCTGTTCAGGGCAGGGGAATTGCCAAACTTAAAGGTTGCCGGGCAAGCAACAATTGGCTGAGAATGCACAAGGGTTTCACCGAGCGCTGCTTCATTGCGGCGCTGCAGGTGAGAGCGAACGTGTACCCCACAGCGGAATCCATAGTCCGAGGAAGGCCCAAGACAACAACAGCCTCATGCAGACTCTGTTCGGCGCGGTTGGAATCGGTTTCTCACATTCTCGGACAGTGTCCCCGAATGCAATCTATGCGGATATTGAGGCGCCACAAGATCTGTCGTCTCCTGGCGACCGAGGCTGAAGGCCTGGGATGGGAGGTCCGCCGAGAATGGCCGTTCGAGACTGCTGGCGGAGAGTCACGGCGGTTGGACTTGGTGCTCATTCGAGGTTTGGAAGCTCTGGTCATTGATGCCACGGTGCGGTTCGAGTCCGACCCGAACACGCTCCGTGGTGCGGCAAATGAGAAG GCAGGCCCAAAACAACAGCCTTATGCAAGCTCTGTTCCTCGAGATTGGATCAGTCTCCCACATCCTGGGGCAGTGCCCTGGGGTGCAGTCAATGAGGATTCTGAGGCCCCACAAGATCTGTCGTGA